From Mannheimia pernigra, one genomic window encodes:
- the rplQ gene encoding 50S ribosomal protein L17, giving the protein MRHRKSGRQLNRNSSHRQAMFRNMASSLVEHEIIKTTLPKAKELRRVVEPLITLAKADSVANRRLAFARTRNVDTVAKLFNELGPRFANRAGGYTRILKCGFRAGDNAPMAYIELVDRPEVATEAAAE; this is encoded by the coding sequence ATGCGCCATCGTAAGAGTGGACGTCAATTAAACCGTAACAGTAGTCATCGCCAAGCGATGTTCCGCAATATGGCAAGTTCTCTTGTTGAACACGAAATCATCAAGACTACTTTACCAAAAGCAAAAGAGTTACGCCGTGTAGTTGAGCCGTTAATTACTTTAGCTAAAGCAGACAGCGTTGCAAATCGCCGTTTAGCTTTTGCTCGTACACGCAACGTTGATACAGTTGCTAAATTATTCAATGAATTAGGTCCACGTTTTGCAAATCGTGCAGGTGGTTACACTCGCATCTTAAAATGTGGTTTCCGTGCAGGCGATAATGCTCCAATGGCATACATTGAGTTAGTAGATCGTCCAGAAGTTGCAACAGAAGCAGCAGCGGAATAA
- a CDS encoding DNA-directed RNA polymerase subunit alpha: MQGSVTEFLKPHLVNIEQISSTRAKVTLEPLERGFGHTLGNALRRILLSSMPGCAVTEVEIDGVLHEYSSKEGVQEDILEVLLNLKGLAVKVQNKDDIILTLNKSGIGPVTAADITHDGDVEIVNSDHVICNLTDKNASISMRIRVQRGRGYVPASARLHTQNDDRPIGRLLVDARFSPVDRIAYNVEAARVEQRTDLDKLVIEMETNGTLDPEEAIRRAATILAEQLAAFVDLRDVRQPEVKEEKPEFDPILLRPVDDLELTVRSANCLKAETIHYIGDLVQRTEVELLKTPNLGKKSLTEIKDVLASRGLSLGMRLENWPPASIAED; encoded by the coding sequence ATGCAGGGTTCTGTGACAGAATTTTTAAAGCCGCACTTAGTGAATATTGAGCAAATTAGTTCAACTCGTGCTAAAGTGACATTAGAGCCGTTAGAACGTGGTTTTGGTCATACATTAGGCAATGCACTTCGCCGCATTTTACTTTCATCTATGCCGGGTTGTGCAGTTACTGAAGTTGAAATTGATGGTGTATTACATGAATACAGTAGCAAGGAAGGCGTTCAGGAAGATATACTTGAGGTATTATTAAACCTTAAAGGTCTAGCGGTAAAGGTGCAAAATAAAGATGATATTATTTTGACACTGAATAAATCTGGAATTGGCCCTGTAACTGCAGCCGACATCACACACGATGGCGATGTAGAAATCGTAAATTCTGATCACGTTATCTGTAACTTAACAGATAAGAATGCGTCAATTAGTATGCGTATTCGTGTTCAACGTGGTCGTGGTTATGTCCCTGCATCAGCACGTCTTCACACTCAAAACGATGATCGTCCAATTGGTCGTTTATTAGTTGATGCGCGTTTCTCGCCAGTAGATCGTATTGCTTATAATGTAGAAGCTGCGCGTGTAGAACAACGAACAGACTTAGATAAACTTGTTATTGAGATGGAAACTAATGGTACATTAGATCCAGAAGAAGCTATTCGTCGTGCTGCAACGATTTTAGCAGAACAACTTGCTGCATTCGTTGATTTGCGTGATGTTCGTCAACCTGAAGTGAAAGAAGAAAAACCAGAGTTTGATCCGATTCTTCTTCGTCCGGTAGATGATTTAGAGCTGACAGTTCGTTCTGCTAACTGTTTAAAAGCAGAGACAATTCACTATATTGGTGATTTAGTCCAACGTACAGAAGTTGAATTACTTAAGACGCCTAATTTAGGTAAAAAATCTCTTACAGAGATCAAAGATGTTCTTGCTTCTCGTGGCTTATCACTCGGTATGCGCCTTGAAAACTGGCCGCCTGCAAGCATTGCAGAAGACTAG
- the rpsD gene encoding 30S ribosomal protein S4, with protein MARYLGPKLKLSRREGADLFLKSGVRAIESKCRNRLDVAPGQHGARKPRLSDYGSQLREKQKVRRIYGILERQFRNYYTEANRLKGNTGENLLVLLEGRLDNVVYRMGFAATRAEARQLVSHKSIVVNGRVVNIPSFQVSVDDVVAVREKSKKQARIKASLELATQREKPTWLEVDVTKMEGVFKRRPERSDLSADINEHLIVELYSK; from the coding sequence ATGGCAAGATATTTGGGTCCTAAACTCAAGCTAAGCCGTCGTGAAGGTGCTGATTTATTCTTAAAATCAGGCGTTCGTGCGATTGAATCAAAATGTAGAAATAGACTTGATGTGGCCCCTGGTCAACATGGTGCTCGCAAGCCACGTTTATCTGACTATGGTAGTCAGTTACGTGAAAAACAAAAAGTCCGCCGTATCTATGGTATCTTAGAGCGTCAATTCCGTAACTATTATACTGAAGCAAATCGCTTAAAAGGTAATACGGGTGAGAACTTATTGGTATTATTAGAAGGTCGTTTAGATAACGTAGTTTACCGTATGGGTTTTGCTGCAACTCGTGCAGAAGCACGTCAGCTTGTTAGCCATAAATCAATTGTAGTAAATGGTCGTGTAGTAAACATTCCTTCATTTCAAGTTTCTGTTGATGATGTTGTTGCTGTTCGTGAAAAATCGAAAAAACAAGCACGTATTAAAGCATCATTAGAATTAGCAACTCAACGTGAAAAGCCGACTTGGTTAGAAGTTGATGTGACTAAAATGGAAGGTGTATTTAAACGTCGTCCAGAGCGTTCAGATCTATCAGCAGATATTAATGAACATCTGATCGTTGAGCTTTACTCTAAATAA
- the rpsK gene encoding 30S ribosomal protein S11, whose product MAKTPVRARKRVKKQIADGVAHIHASFNNTIVTITDRQGNALAWATAGGSGFRGSRKSTPFAAQVAAERCAEMVKEFGLKNLEVMVKGPGPGRESTIRALNAAGFRITNITDVTPIPHNGCRPPKKRRV is encoded by the coding sequence ATGGCTAAAACACCAGTTCGCGCACGTAAGCGCGTTAAAAAACAGATTGCAGATGGCGTAGCTCATATCCACGCATCTTTCAATAATACAATCGTTACTATTACTGACCGCCAAGGTAATGCTCTAGCTTGGGCAACTGCAGGTGGTTCGGGTTTCCGTGGTTCTCGTAAATCAACTCCGTTTGCGGCACAAGTTGCAGCAGAGCGTTGTGCTGAAATGGTAAAAGAGTTTGGTTTAAAGAATTTGGAAGTTATGGTTAAAGGACCGGGTCCAGGTCGTGAGTCGACAATTCGTGCGTTAAACGCAGCGGGTTTCCGTATCACAAATATTACAGATGTGACTCCGATTCCTCATAACGGTTGTCGTCCACCGAAAAAACGTCGTGTTTAA
- the rpsM gene encoding 30S ribosomal protein S13, which yields MARIAGINIPDQKHTVIALTAIYGIGKTRAKAICAATGIAEDVKIRELSEEQIEKLREEVGKFTVEGDLRREVTLSIKRLLDLGCYRGLRHRRSLPVRGQRTKTNARTRKGPRKPIKK from the coding sequence GTGGCCCGTATTGCAGGCATTAACATTCCTGATCAGAAACACACTGTAATCGCATTAACTGCAATTTACGGTATTGGTAAAACTCGTGCTAAAGCTATCTGTGCAGCAACGGGTATTGCTGAAGATGTAAAGATCAGAGAATTGTCTGAAGAGCAGATTGAAAAACTGCGTGAAGAAGTTGGTAAATTTACTGTTGAAGGTGATTTACGTCGTGAAGTAACTTTAAGCATCAAACGTCTTTTAGACTTAGGTTGCTACCGTGGTTTACGTCATCGTCGTAGTTTACCAGTACGTGGTCAACGTACTAAGACTAATGCGCGTACCCGTAAAGGTCCACGCAAACCGATCAAAAAATAG
- the rpmJ gene encoding 50S ribosomal protein L36 produces MKVRASVKRMCRNCKVIKREGVVRVICSDPKHKQRQG; encoded by the coding sequence ATGAAAGTTCGTGCTTCAGTTAAAAGAATGTGCCGTAATTGTAAAGTAATCAAGCGTGAAGGTGTGGTTCGTGTGATTTGTAGCGATCCTAAACACAAACAACGTCAAGGTTAA
- the secY gene encoding preprotein translocase subunit SecY: MAKQPGYQGSTQKGTGELKSRLLFVLGALIVFRIGSFIPVPGIDASVLSELIRQQHGTIIDMFNMFSGGALSRASIFALGIMPYISASIIIQLLTAIHPPLAELKKEGEAGRRKISKYTRYGTLLLAFIQSIGISLALPNMVQGLVPNPSILFYVTSVISLVTGTMFLMWLGEQITERGIGNGISLIIFAGIVADLPATIGQTIEQARQGELSFIVLLLVAIIAFAVTYFVVFVERGQRRIVVNYASRQQGRMMAPARSSHLPLKVNMAGVIPAIFASSIILFPASITQWFGQSEGFEWLFNLSQLLQPGQPLYVVLFTMAVIFFAFFYTGMQYNPRDTADNLKKSGAFVPGYRPGEQTSRYIDKVMTRLTLIGALYITFVCLVPYIITSLWKVPFQLGGTSLLIVVVVIMDFIAQVQSHLMSQQYDSVLKKANLKGLG, encoded by the coding sequence ATGGCAAAGCAACCAGGGTACCAAGGTAGTACACAAAAAGGGACTGGCGAGCTTAAATCAAGATTATTATTTGTTTTAGGTGCGTTAATCGTTTTCCGTATCGGTTCTTTTATACCTGTTCCTGGCATTGATGCTTCTGTATTATCCGAATTAATTCGACAACAGCATGGCACCATCATTGATATGTTCAATATGTTCTCTGGTGGTGCTTTAAGTCGCGCATCTATATTTGCATTAGGTATTATGCCTTATATTTCGGCGTCAATTATTATACAGTTATTGACAGCGATTCACCCACCTTTAGCCGAATTAAAGAAAGAAGGTGAGGCAGGTCGTAGAAAAATTAGTAAATATACGCGTTACGGTACATTACTACTAGCATTTATTCAATCTATTGGTATTTCATTAGCCTTACCGAATATGGTACAAGGGTTAGTTCCTAATCCAAGTATATTATTCTATGTAACTTCTGTAATTAGCTTAGTGACTGGAACAATGTTTCTCATGTGGCTAGGTGAACAAATCACTGAACGTGGTATCGGAAACGGTATCTCATTGATTATTTTTGCAGGTATTGTTGCTGATCTTCCAGCGACTATTGGGCAAACAATTGAACAGGCTCGCCAAGGTGAGTTGTCATTTATTGTATTACTATTAGTTGCAATAATTGCATTTGCAGTAACGTATTTTGTTGTTTTTGTTGAGCGTGGACAAAGAAGAATTGTTGTGAACTATGCAAGTCGCCAGCAAGGTAGAATGATGGCTCCTGCAAGATCTTCACATTTACCGTTAAAAGTTAATATGGCAGGTGTAATACCAGCAATTTTTGCTTCAAGTATTATCTTATTTCCTGCGAGTATTACTCAATGGTTTGGACAAAGTGAAGGTTTTGAATGGTTATTTAATCTTTCACAGCTATTACAGCCAGGACAACCATTATATGTTGTTTTATTTACAATGGCAGTAATTTTCTTTGCATTCTTTTATACAGGAATGCAGTATAATCCTCGTGATACAGCGGATAATCTTAAGAAATCAGGTGCGTTTGTACCAGGTTATCGACCAGGTGAACAAACATCTCGTTATATTGATAAAGTAATGACACGTTTAACCTTAATTGGTGCGTTATATATTACTTTTGTTTGTTTGGTTCCTTATATCATTACGTCATTATGGAAAGTTCCATTCCAATTAGGTGGAACTTCACTATTAATCGTAGTGGTTGTTATTATGGATTTCATCGCACAGGTTCAGAGCCATTTAATGTCTCAACAATATGATTCTGTGTTGAAGAAAGCTAACTTAAAAGGCTTAGGTTAA
- the rplO gene encoding 50S ribosomal protein L15: MRLNSLSPAEGAKHSGKRLGRGIGSGLGKTGGRGHKGQKSRSGGRVRRGFEGGQMPLYRRLPKFGFTSLKSLHVAEIRLNDLAKVDGNEVTLEALKAANIITKDILSAKVILAGEINKAVVVKGLGVTKGARAAIEAAGGSIEE; encoded by the coding sequence ATGCGTTTAAATTCTCTTTCTCCAGCTGAAGGTGCTAAGCACAGTGGAAAGCGTTTAGGTCGTGGTATTGGTTCTGGTTTAGGTAAAACTGGTGGTCGTGGTCATAAAGGTCAAAAATCTCGTTCGGGCGGACGTGTTCGTCGTGGTTTCGAGGGTGGTCAAATGCCTTTATACCGTCGTTTACCAAAATTTGGTTTTACATCACTTAAATCACTACATGTGGCAGAAATTCGTTTAAACGACTTAGCTAAAGTAGATGGTAACGAAGTAACTTTAGAAGCATTAAAAGCAGCTAATATTATTACTAAAGATATTTTATCAGCTAAAGTGATTTTAGCTGGTGAAATTAATAAAGCAGTTGTAGTTAAAGGCTTAGGTGTAACTAAAGGTGCTAGAGCTGCTATTGAAGCTGCTGGCGGTTCTATCGAGGAATAA
- the rpmD gene encoding 50S ribosomal protein L30: MAKIKVTQTRSSIARLPKHKATLKGLGLRHIRHTVELEDTPAVRGMINQVSYMVKVEE, from the coding sequence ATGGCAAAAATTAAAGTAACTCAAACTCGTAGCTCTATTGCTCGTTTACCGAAACATAAAGCAACGTTAAAAGGCTTAGGTCTTCGTCATATTCGTCATACTGTAGAACTTGAAGATACACCCGCAGTGCGTGGTATGATCAATCAAGTATCTTATATGGTTAAAGTAGAGGAGTAA
- the rpsE gene encoding 30S ribosomal protein S5, with amino-acid sequence MSNIEKQAGELQEKLIAVNRVSKTVKGGRIMSFTALTVVGDGNGRVGFGYGKAREVPAAIQKAMEKARRNMINVALNEGTLQHPVKGSHTGSRVFMQPASEGTGIIAGGAMRAVLEVAGVRNVLSKAYGSTNPINVVRATIDALENMKSPEMVAAKRGKTVEEILG; translated from the coding sequence ATGTCAAACATCGAAAAACAAGCTGGTGAACTGCAGGAAAAGCTAATCGCGGTTAACCGTGTTTCAAAAACCGTAAAAGGTGGTCGTATCATGAGTTTCACTGCTTTAACAGTAGTGGGTGATGGTAATGGTCGCGTTGGTTTTGGTTACGGTAAAGCACGTGAAGTTCCAGCAGCAATCCAAAAAGCGATGGAAAAAGCTCGTCGCAATATGATTAATGTGGCTTTAAATGAAGGCACATTACAACACCCTGTTAAAGGTTCTCATACTGGTTCACGCGTATTTATGCAGCCAGCAAGCGAAGGTACTGGTATCATCGCAGGTGGTGCAATGCGTGCAGTATTAGAAGTTGCAGGTGTTCGTAACGTTCTTTCTAAAGCGTATGGTTCAACCAACCCAATTAATGTTGTACGTGCAACAATTGATGCACTTGAAAACATGAAATCACCTGAAATGGTTGCTGCAAAACGTGGTAAAACAGTTGAAGAAATTTTGGGGTAA
- the rplR gene encoding 50S ribosomal protein L18 yields MDKKIARIRRATRARHLMREQGATRLVVHRTPRHIYAQVIAPNGSEVLAAASTVEKVIKEQVKYTGNKEAAAVVGKIVAERAIAKGIKAVAFDRSGFKYHGRVQSLADAAREAGLQF; encoded by the coding sequence ATGGATAAGAAAATAGCTCGTATCCGTCGTGCAACCCGTGCACGTCATTTAATGAGAGAGCAAGGTGCAACACGTTTAGTTGTGCATCGCACACCTCGCCATATCTATGCACAGGTGATTGCACCTAATGGCTCAGAAGTACTAGCAGCAGCTTCAACTGTTGAAAAAGTAATTAAAGAGCAAGTTAAATATACTGGTAATAAAGAAGCTGCAGCAGTAGTGGGTAAAATTGTTGCTGAGCGTGCAATTGCCAAAGGTATTAAAGCGGTTGCCTTTGATCGTTCTGGTTTTAAATACCACGGTCGTGTGCAATCATTAGCAGATGCTGCTCGTGAAGCTGGTCTACAGTTCTAA
- the rplF gene encoding 50S ribosomal protein L6, whose protein sequence is MSRVAKAPVNIPASVEVKLNGQLLTVKGKNGELSREIHNAVEVKQEDNVLTFAPREGVANADAQAGTARALVNAMVIGVTEGFTKKLQLVGVGYRAQMKGNVVALSLGFSHPVEHELPAGVTGECPSQTEIILKSADKQLIGQVAADIRAYRKPEPYKGKGVRYSDEVVRTKEAKKK, encoded by the coding sequence ATGTCTCGTGTTGCAAAAGCACCTGTTAATATTCCTGCCAGTGTTGAGGTGAAACTTAACGGTCAGTTATTAACAGTTAAAGGTAAAAATGGCGAGTTATCTCGCGAAATCCACAATGCAGTTGAAGTAAAACAAGAAGATAACGTATTAACTTTTGCACCTCGTGAAGGTGTTGCTAATGCAGATGCACAAGCGGGTACTGCTCGTGCACTTGTGAACGCGATGGTTATCGGTGTTACTGAAGGCTTTACTAAGAAATTGCAATTAGTGGGTGTAGGTTATAGAGCTCAAATGAAAGGTAATGTTGTTGCCTTAAGTTTAGGTTTCTCACACCCTGTAGAACATGAGTTGCCAGCTGGCGTAACTGGTGAATGTCCATCACAAACAGAAATTATTCTGAAAAGTGCTGACAAACAGTTAATTGGTCAGGTAGCAGCAGATATTCGTGCATATCGCAAACCTGAGCCTTATAAAGGTAAAGGTGTACGTTACTCTGATGAAGTTGTACGTACTAAAGAAGCGAAGAAAAAGTAA
- the rpsH gene encoding 30S ribosomal protein S8 — MSMQDPIADMLTRIRNGQAANKVAISMPSSKLKVAIANVLAEEGYIESVKVVEGAKPELEITLKYFQNKPVVESIQRVSRPGLRIYKRKDELPKVMGGLGIAVISTSKGVMTDRAARQAGLGGEIICYVA, encoded by the coding sequence ATGAGCATGCAAGATCCAATCGCAGATATGCTGACCCGTATTCGTAACGGTCAAGCAGCGAATAAAGTTGCAATCAGTATGCCTTCATCTAAGTTAAAAGTTGCTATAGCAAATGTTTTAGCTGAAGAAGGTTATATCGAAAGCGTTAAAGTTGTTGAAGGTGCAAAACCTGAACTGGAAATTACTTTAAAATATTTCCAAAATAAACCAGTTGTAGAAAGTATCCAACGTGTGAGCCGTCCAGGTCTTCGTATTTATAAACGTAAAGACGAATTACCAAAAGTTATGGGTGGTTTGGGTATCGCTGTTATTTCTACATCTAAAGGTGTAATGACTGACCGTGCAGCACGTCAAGCTGGCCTCGGCGGTGAAATTATCTGTTACGTAGCATAA
- the rpsN gene encoding 30S ribosomal protein S14: MAKQSMIARDVKRAKLADKFYVKREELKKIISDVNSSDEERWDAVLKLQTLPRDSSPIRQRNRCRQTGRPHGVLRKFGLSRIKVREAAMRGEIPGLKKASW; encoded by the coding sequence GTGGCAAAACAATCAATGATCGCACGTGATGTAAAACGTGCTAAATTAGCTGATAAATTCTACGTAAAGCGTGAAGAATTAAAGAAAATCATTTCTGATGTAAATTCTTCGGATGAAGAACGTTGGGATGCAGTGTTAAAATTACAAACACTGCCACGCGATTCTAGTCCAATTCGTCAGCGTAATCGTTGCCGTCAAACTGGTAGACCACATGGTGTGCTCCGTAAGTTTGGCTTAAGCCGTATTAAAGTCCGTGAAGCTGCTATGCGTGGCGAAATTCCGGGTCTTAAAAAAGCGAGCTGGTAA
- the rplE gene encoding 50S ribosomal protein L5 yields MAKLHDYYRDTVVNELKEKFNYSSVMQVPQIEKITLNMGVGEALTDKKLLDNAVADLAAISGQKPLVTKARKSVAGFKIRQGYPIGCKVTLRGERMWEFFERLITIAVPRIRDFRGLNAKSFDGRGNYSMGVREQIIFPEIDYDKVDRVRGLDITITTTAKSDEEGQALLAAFNFPFRK; encoded by the coding sequence ATGGCGAAACTGCATGATTACTACAGAGATACAGTAGTTAATGAATTAAAAGAGAAATTCAACTACTCATCTGTCATGCAAGTCCCACAAATCGAAAAGATTACCCTTAATATGGGTGTGGGTGAAGCATTGACCGACAAAAAGCTATTAGATAACGCAGTAGCAGATCTAGCAGCAATTAGCGGTCAAAAACCATTAGTAACCAAAGCTCGCAAGTCTGTTGCAGGCTTTAAAATTCGTCAAGGGTATCCAATCGGTTGCAAAGTAACCCTACGTGGTGAACGTATGTGGGAATTCTTTGAAAGATTGATTACTATCGCTGTTCCACGTATCCGTGACTTCCGTGGCTTAAACGCTAAGTCATTCGATGGTCGTGGTAATTACAGTATGGGTGTTCGTGAACAAATCATTTTCCCTGAAATCGACTATGATAAAGTAGATCGTGTACGTGGTTTAGATATTACTATTACCACAACAGCGAAAAGTGATGAAGAAGGTCAAGCTTTATTAGCTGCTTTCAATTTCCCATTCCGTAAATAA
- the rplX gene encoding 50S ribosomal protein L24 has product MAAKIRQNDEVIVLTGKDKGKRGKVTKVLPNGKVFVEGINIVTKHEKPVPALGKAGGLVKKEAAIDASNVAIFNSETNKADRVGFRIEDGKKVRIFKSNDKLI; this is encoded by the coding sequence ATGGCTGCAAAAATCCGTCAAAACGATGAAGTAATTGTTCTTACTGGTAAAGATAAGGGCAAACGTGGTAAGGTAACTAAAGTCTTACCAAATGGTAAAGTTTTTGTTGAGGGTATCAACATCGTAACTAAACACGAGAAACCAGTTCCTGCATTAGGTAAAGCTGGCGGTTTAGTGAAAAAAGAAGCTGCGATTGATGCTTCAAATGTTGCGATTTTTAACTCTGAAACTAACAAAGCTGACCGTGTAGGATTTAGAATTGAAGATGGTAAAAAAGTACGTATCTTCAAATCTAACGATAAATTAATTTAA
- the rplN gene encoding 50S ribosomal protein L14 gives MIQEQTMLDVADNSGARSVMCIKVLGGSHRRYAAIGDIIKVTVKEAIPRGKVKKGDVLKAVVVRTKKGVRRPDGAVIRFDGNACVILNNNTEQPIGTRIFGPVTRELRSEKFMKIISLAPEVL, from the coding sequence ATGATCCAAGAACAGACTATGCTGGATGTTGCTGATAACTCAGGGGCTCGTAGCGTAATGTGTATCAAGGTTCTAGGTGGATCGCACCGTCGTTACGCTGCAATTGGCGACATTATCAAAGTTACTGTAAAAGAAGCAATTCCACGCGGTAAAGTAAAAAAAGGTGATGTGTTAAAGGCAGTTGTTGTGCGCACCAAGAAGGGTGTTCGTCGCCCAGATGGCGCAGTTATTCGTTTCGATGGCAATGCTTGTGTGATTTTGAACAATAACACTGAGCAACCAATCGGTACTCGTATTTTTGGACCGGTGACTCGTGAACTTCGTTCTGAGAAGTTTATGAAAATCATCTCTTTAGCTCCAGAAGTACTATAA